The DNA segment GAAATGCTTGACATGATTTTGTTAAATTTTGACGCCAAAGTTTAAAAAGTAGCCCCCTAAGATTAAAACGAAAACTCCTTGGAGGCGAGGAGATGATACTTCAGGTCGCTCTTGACTTGACTGACATTGAGGGGGCCATTTCTATCGCTGAGAAGGCCGCCCGCGGCGGCGCCCACTGGCTGGAGGTTGGAACACCGCTCATCAAGAAGGAGGGCATGCGCGCGGTTGAGCTTCTCAAGAGACGCTTCCCAGACAGGAAGATCGTTGCCGACCTCAAGACCATGGACACCGGAGCTCTGGAGGTCGAAATGGCGGCAAGACACGGCGCCGATGTCGTTTCTATCCTCGGTGTCGCCGATGACAAGACGATAAAGGACGCCGTTGAGGTTGCACGGCGCTATGGAATCAGGGTCATGGTCGATCTGATCGGCGTTAAGGACAAGGTCAAAAGGGCCAAAGAGCTTGAAAAGATGGGCGTTCACTATATCCTCGTCCACACGGGCATAGACGAACAGGTTCAGGGTAAGAGCCCGCTGGAAGACCTCGAAAAGGTCGTCAAAGCCGTCAGCGTTCCCGTTGCCGTCGCTGGTGGACTGAACCTTGAGACAATCCCGAAGGTCATCGAGCTGGGCGCCACCATTATCATAGTCGGCGGTGCCATAACCAAGGCTGACGACCCCGAAGAAGTCACCCGGAAGATAATAGACCTCTTCTGGGGAGAGTACATGATGACGATAAGGAAGGCCATGACCGACATAGTCGACCACATAGGCAGTGTCGCGGAGAAGCTCAAGATAGAGCAGGTCAGGGGCTTCGTCGATGCCATGATCGGAGCGAACAAGATATTCATCTACGGCGCCGGAAGGAGCGGCCTCGTCGGTAAGGCCTTTGCGATGCGCCTCATGCACCTCGACTTCAACGTTTACGTCGTCGGCGAGACGATAACGCCGGCCTTTGAGCCCGGAGACCTGCTCATAGCCATCAGCGGTTCCGGTGAGACCAACAGCATCGTTGATGCGGCTGGGATAGCCCGCAAACAGGGTGGCAAAGTCGTTGCGATAACCTCCTATGCCAGCTCAACCCTTGGAAAGCTCGCCGATGTCGTCGTTGAGATACCTGGGAGGGCCAAGACGGACATACCCACGGACTACATAGCCAGACAGATGCTAACCAAATACAAGTGGATAGCGCCGATGGGAACACTCTTCGAGGACTCCACGATGATATTCCTGGACGGCATCATAGCACTCTTGATGGCCACCTTCCAGAAGACCGAAAAGGATATGAAGCGGAAGCACGCGACCCTAGAGTAAGGGGTCGCCATGGTGTCTTTTACCCACCTTTTTGTTGGAATAGGGAACACGGGGGCACGGATAGTCAACAGCATAACGGCCGACGGTGCGGTCAAGGTAACGGTAAACCCTGCTTATTACCTCCTCCCCCGTTCAAGTGAGTATGAGGAGCGCCTTAGGGGCTTCTTTTCAAGGATACCCGAAAACACATTCCTCTGGCTAGTCTTCGATGATAAGGACATAAACCACGAGCTCAGGGAAATAATAGTCGACAGCACCCCCAAGGACACGATAAAGCTCGCATACGTTCTGACACCCCGGAAAGAACTCGTCGTCGGGAAGAGGCCCTCCTGGGCCGACGACTTTGAGACGGTGTTCTATGATTCCCTCTGGGACTTCTTCGCGGACGAGAACGTCTCCCTGTCAACGGCGTTTCAGGAGGCATCGAAAAACATCGCCGCCATGTTTTCCAGGCTCTACTACTACCTTGAGACCCAGATGCTCGTCAACATAGACTACGCCGACCTGTTCAACATGATCCGCGGCGGCAACGTCGGGATCCTGCGCCTCCTACGGGAGGTTGACTTTGGGTGGCACTGGGGCATATGGGATAGGGGGCTTATAGGCATACTCGTCGGGAAGGAGTTCCCCCTAAGGGACGCCCACGGGATACTGGCCAGCTTCCAGGAAATACTGGCGGACAAGGACGTTATCTGGGGCGTCGTGATGGACGAGAACCTCACCAGAGAGGTCGAGATACTGGCGCTCCTGGTCAAGAGGTGGTAAAATGAAAGCGGTTCTCTTCGATATAGACGGGACGATACTAACGGAAATGCCGCTTATCCAGCTCTTCCTTCCGCAGGTTTATGACAAGCTCTCCAAGAAGTTTGGAATCAGCAGGGACGAGGCCAGGACACAGTTTCTGAGCGAAATCTTTGGGAGGAAGGACACCTACGACTGGCATGACTGGAACTTTTTCTTTAAACTCTTTGACCTCGACCTGAGGTATGAGGAACTGCTGAGGGCCTATCCCCACAGGCTCCATGTTTATCCCGACACCCTACCGACCCTAAAATGGCTCAGGGAGGCCGGGTACAAGTTAGGTATCGTAACGAGCGGCCCTGAATACCAGCGGCTGAAGCTCAGGCTCGTTGGACTGCTGGACTACTTTGACGTTGTCGTTACCCGGGACGACGTTAACGCCATAAAGCCCGAGCCCAGGATATTCCTCTATGCCGTTGAGAGCCTCGGCGTCGAGCCCTCCGAAGCAGTCATGGTGGGAGATTCTCTCAGCCAGGATGTCTACGGCGCCAAAAATGTCGGGATGACCGCCGTGTGGATAAACCGGGAGGGTGAAAAGGGATACAACATGGCCGATTACGAGATTAGAACCCTTCATGAGCTGAGAAAGGTACTGGGGGGTTGGGAATGAGGGGAATATTCGACATGGAGGGCGTATTTGTGAAGTATAGAGAGGAAACGGTCGAACTTGAAAACGGCCATGAGCTGACCCACAGGAGCGAAGAGCCCACCGAGCTGTGGTGGAAGCTCAAGGAGGCGATAAAGGGCAAAAGGGTTAGAATAGTGGTCTATGAGGTCGAGTAAGCATGATCGCTCATGTTGTAAACACCGACGTTGGGGACCGGGGGGTTCTCCGGGTATACTTGGACTACCGCAGGGAGAACCCCAATTTTTTACATAATTCTGCAAGAATGTTTTTGGACAATTATGGAAGGGTTTTAATCATAACCGGCTTTCCCATACCTCCCACGATGCGCGCTGAGACCGACGGCCCGCCGGGAACGATTGCCATAGCGAAGGCTGTGGAGGCTCTTGGGGGGCGGGCGGAAATACTAACGTACCCCGAGGTGAGAGAAGCCCTTGAACCGTTCCGCCTCAGCTTTACGAACAGGCCAGAGATAGAGGACTACTCCCTCCTTATAGCGCTGGAGACTCCGGGGAGGGCCAGGGATGGGAAGTGCTACTCCATGAGCGGCCTTGAGATAACCAGGGAGGCTTTCGACTGGGCAGTCTTGAAGGCAAAGGAGCTTGGGATACCAACGATAGGAATAGGCGACGGCGGCAACGAGGCAGGGATGGGGAATATCCACGGCCTCGTTGTTAGGCACATCCCCCATGGAGAGAAGATAGCGAGCGTCGTTGAGACGGATGAGCTGATCCTCTCGGCCGTTTCCAACTGGGGGGCCTACGGCCTCGTCGCCCAGGCATCCATAGAACTCGGCCGGAAACTCCTTCCCGACTGGGA comes from the Thermococcus thioreducens genome and includes:
- a CDS encoding DUF4392 domain-containing protein, with translation MIAHVVNTDVGDRGVLRVYLDYRRENPNFLHNSARMFLDNYGRVLIITGFPIPPTMRAETDGPPGTIAIAKAVEALGGRAEILTYPEVREALEPFRLSFTNRPEIEDYSLLIALETPGRARDGKCYSMSGLEITREAFDWAVLKAKELGIPTIGIGDGGNEAGMGNIHGLVVRHIPHGEKIASVVETDELILSAVSNWGAYGLVAQASIELGRKLLPDWDERTIVRIISKLGLIDGVSKAQTPTVDGISLDVHEGIVELLNALVDEALR
- the hxlAB gene encoding bifunctional 3-hexulose-6-phosphate synthase/6-phospho-3-hexuloisomerase, which translates into the protein MILQVALDLTDIEGAISIAEKAARGGAHWLEVGTPLIKKEGMRAVELLKRRFPDRKIVADLKTMDTGALEVEMAARHGADVVSILGVADDKTIKDAVEVARRYGIRVMVDLIGVKDKVKRAKELEKMGVHYILVHTGIDEQVQGKSPLEDLEKVVKAVSVPVAVAGGLNLETIPKVIELGATIIIVGGAITKADDPEEVTRKIIDLFWGEYMMTIRKAMTDIVDHIGSVAEKLKIEQVRGFVDAMIGANKIFIYGAGRSGLVGKAFAMRLMHLDFNVYVVGETITPAFEPGDLLIAISGSGETNSIVDAAGIARKQGGKVVAITSYASSTLGKLADVVVEIPGRAKTDIPTDYIARQMLTKYKWIAPMGTLFEDSTMIFLDGIIALLMATFQKTEKDMKRKHATLE
- a CDS encoding TIGR02253 family HAD-type hydrolase → MKAVLFDIDGTILTEMPLIQLFLPQVYDKLSKKFGISRDEARTQFLSEIFGRKDTYDWHDWNFFFKLFDLDLRYEELLRAYPHRLHVYPDTLPTLKWLREAGYKLGIVTSGPEYQRLKLRLVGLLDYFDVVVTRDDVNAIKPEPRIFLYAVESLGVEPSEAVMVGDSLSQDVYGAKNVGMTAVWINREGEKGYNMADYEIRTLHELRKVLGGWE